A single window of Athene noctua chromosome 1, bAthNoc1.hap1.1, whole genome shotgun sequence DNA harbors:
- the SCARA3 gene encoding scavenger receptor class A member 3 isoform X3 translates to MREAESAGGEEEEMPTFSSRPSVFKKVDSISKDISSAQTYYEKKIVSIQEDLQGLDEKTSGNCSLCHEPGQLGQELTKLQGELEEIQKMLLVQEILLDRTSQTHEQLSSTSNKITSEVDNCSFSIRQVNESLGQFLAQVGGWQVVTSQLDNSLKGLAQERYDVRAAMQQMNFTLGQTSDWIQVIQRKTDEETLTLQKIVSEWQNYTHLFGGLRAASSKTSEVVKSIQSSVGAAARQVGQNSENMHDLVLQVMGLQLQLDNISSFLDDHEENVNDLRYHARYTQNRTAERFETLEGRMTSHEIEIGTIFANINATDSHVHSMLRYLDDVRLSCTLGFHTHAEELYYLNKSLSLVQGTTDLLRERYSLLSARLDFDIRNLSLVMEEMKVVDVRHGEMLKNVTILRGVPGLPGPRGLKGDAGVKGPPGSDGEKGDVGDLGSPGPQGPPGPPGPPGPPGERGPLGFKGFPGLKGAKGSFGPSGSRGQGGPKGDAGPPGPTGVQGPAGPPGPQGQAGLPGPPGAAGQAGPAGPKGDPGLRGPPGLPGPPGPPGQ, encoded by the exons ATGAGAG AAGCCGAGTCggcaggaggggaggaagaggagatgccGACCTTCAGCTCTCGACCGAGCG TGTTCAAGAAAGTTGACTCCATCTCCAAGGACATCAGCTCAGCCCAGACCTATTATGAGAAGAAGATCGTGTCCATCCAGGAGGACCTCCAGGGGCTGG ATGAGAAGACCTCAGGGAACTGCTCCCTGTGCCACGAGCCGGGACAGCTGGGCCAGGAGCTCACCAAGCTACAGGGCGAGCTGGAGGAGATCCAGAAGATGCTTTTGGTTCAAGAAATCCTGCTCGACCGCACCTCCCAGACCCACGAGCAGCTCTCGTCCACCAGCAACAAGATCACCAGCGAGGTGGACAACTGCTCCTTCTCCATCCGGCAGGTCAACGAAAGCTTGGGGCAGTTCCTGGCCCAGGTTGGGGGTTGGCAAGTGGTCACCTCCCAGCTGGACAACTCTCTCAAGGGCTTGGCCCAAGAGCGCTACGATGTCCGAGCGGCCATGCAGCAGATGAACTTCACCTTGGGGCAAACCTCCGACTGGATCCAGGTCATCCAGAGGAAGACGGACGAGGAGACGTTGACACTGCAGAAGATCGTCAGCGAGTGGCAGAACTACACCCACCTCTTCGGCGGGCTGCGCGCCGCCTCCTCCAAGACCAGCGAGGTGGTGAAGAGCATCCAGAGCAGCGTCGGCGCCGCGGCCCGGCAGGTCGGCCAGAACTCGGAGAACATGCACGACCTGGTGCTGCAGGTGatggggctgcagctgcagctggacaACATCTCCTCCTTCTTGGATGACCACGAGGAGAACGTCAATGACTTGCGCTACCACGCCAGGTACACGCAGAACCGCACGGCCGAGCGTTTCGAGACCCTGGAAGGCCGCATGACGTCGCACGAGATCGAGATCGGCACCATCTTCGCCAACATCAACGCCACCGACAGCCACGTCCACAGCATGCTGCGTTACCTGGATGACGTGCGGCTCTCCTGCACCCTGGGCTTCCACACCCACGCCGAGGAGCTCTACTACCTGAATAAATCCCTCAGCCTGGTCCAGGGCACCACGGACCTGCTGCGGGAACGTTACAGCCTCCTCAGCGCCCGCCTGGATTTTGACATCCGTAACCTGTCCTTGGTCATGGAGGAGATGAAGGTGGTGGACGTCCGGCACGGGGAGATGCTGAAGAACGTCACCATCTTACGAG gCGTGCCGGGCCTCCCGGGCCCCCGCGGCCTCAAGGGCGACGCGGGCGTCAAGGGTCCCCCAGGAAGCGACGGCGAGAAGGGCGACGTGGGCGACCTGGGCTCGCCgggcccccagggcccccccggcccccccgggccccccggccccccaggaGAAAGGGGTCCCCTGGGCTTCAAGGGCTTCCCGGGCCTCAAGGGGGCCAAGGGCAGCTTCGGGCCATCCGGCTCCCGGGGTCAGGGGGGGCCCAAGGGAGACGCCGGCCCCCCGGGACCCACAGGGGTGCAGGGGCCagcgggcccccccggcccccagggCCAAGCGGggctccccggcccccccggggctgcgggccAGGCTGGCCCCGCCGGGCCCAAAGGAGACCCCGGTTTGCGAGGCCCCCCCGGGCTACCGggcccccctggccccccaggaCAGTGA
- the SCARA3 gene encoding scavenger receptor class A member 3 isoform X2 has protein sequence MRGRARSSCSRCQKNLSLQTAVRVLYVFSILLIVAVTVLAALVFKKVDSISKDISSAQTYYEKKIVSIQEDLQGLDEKTSGNCSLCHEPGQLGQELTKLQGELEEIQKMLLVQEILLDRTSQTHEQLSSTSNKITSEVDNCSFSIRQVNESLGQFLAQVGGWQVVTSQLDNSLKGLAQERYDVRAAMQQMNFTLGQTSDWIQVIQRKTDEETLTLQKIVSEWQNYTHLFGGLRAASSKTSEVVKSIQSSVGAAARQVGQNSENMHDLVLQVMGLQLQLDNISSFLDDHEENVNDLRYHARYTQNRTAERFETLEGRMTSHEIEIGTIFANINATDSHVHSMLRYLDDVRLSCTLGFHTHAEELYYLNKSLSLVQGTTDLLRERYSLLSARLDFDIRNLSLVMEEMKVVDVRHGEMLKNVTILRGVPGLPGPRGLKGDAGVKGPPGSDGEKGDVGDLGSPGPQGPPGPPGPPGPPGERGPLGFKGFPGLKGAKGSFGPSGSRGQGGPKGDAGPPGPTGVQGPAGPPGPQGQAGLPGPPGAAGQAGPAGPKGDPGLRGPPGLPGPPGPPGQ, from the exons ATGAGAG GCAGGGCACGGAGCAGCTGCAGCCGGTGCCAGAAGAACCTCTCCCTGCAGACGGCCGTCAGGGTCCTCTACGTCTTCTCCATCCTCCTCATCGTGGCCGTGACCGTGCTGGCTGCCCTGG TGTTCAAGAAAGTTGACTCCATCTCCAAGGACATCAGCTCAGCCCAGACCTATTATGAGAAGAAGATCGTGTCCATCCAGGAGGACCTCCAGGGGCTGG ATGAGAAGACCTCAGGGAACTGCTCCCTGTGCCACGAGCCGGGACAGCTGGGCCAGGAGCTCACCAAGCTACAGGGCGAGCTGGAGGAGATCCAGAAGATGCTTTTGGTTCAAGAAATCCTGCTCGACCGCACCTCCCAGACCCACGAGCAGCTCTCGTCCACCAGCAACAAGATCACCAGCGAGGTGGACAACTGCTCCTTCTCCATCCGGCAGGTCAACGAAAGCTTGGGGCAGTTCCTGGCCCAGGTTGGGGGTTGGCAAGTGGTCACCTCCCAGCTGGACAACTCTCTCAAGGGCTTGGCCCAAGAGCGCTACGATGTCCGAGCGGCCATGCAGCAGATGAACTTCACCTTGGGGCAAACCTCCGACTGGATCCAGGTCATCCAGAGGAAGACGGACGAGGAGACGTTGACACTGCAGAAGATCGTCAGCGAGTGGCAGAACTACACCCACCTCTTCGGCGGGCTGCGCGCCGCCTCCTCCAAGACCAGCGAGGTGGTGAAGAGCATCCAGAGCAGCGTCGGCGCCGCGGCCCGGCAGGTCGGCCAGAACTCGGAGAACATGCACGACCTGGTGCTGCAGGTGatggggctgcagctgcagctggacaACATCTCCTCCTTCTTGGATGACCACGAGGAGAACGTCAATGACTTGCGCTACCACGCCAGGTACACGCAGAACCGCACGGCCGAGCGTTTCGAGACCCTGGAAGGCCGCATGACGTCGCACGAGATCGAGATCGGCACCATCTTCGCCAACATCAACGCCACCGACAGCCACGTCCACAGCATGCTGCGTTACCTGGATGACGTGCGGCTCTCCTGCACCCTGGGCTTCCACACCCACGCCGAGGAGCTCTACTACCTGAATAAATCCCTCAGCCTGGTCCAGGGCACCACGGACCTGCTGCGGGAACGTTACAGCCTCCTCAGCGCCCGCCTGGATTTTGACATCCGTAACCTGTCCTTGGTCATGGAGGAGATGAAGGTGGTGGACGTCCGGCACGGGGAGATGCTGAAGAACGTCACCATCTTACGAG gCGTGCCGGGCCTCCCGGGCCCCCGCGGCCTCAAGGGCGACGCGGGCGTCAAGGGTCCCCCAGGAAGCGACGGCGAGAAGGGCGACGTGGGCGACCTGGGCTCGCCgggcccccagggcccccccggcccccccgggccccccggccccccaggaGAAAGGGGTCCCCTGGGCTTCAAGGGCTTCCCGGGCCTCAAGGGGGCCAAGGGCAGCTTCGGGCCATCCGGCTCCCGGGGTCAGGGGGGGCCCAAGGGAGACGCCGGCCCCCCGGGACCCACAGGGGTGCAGGGGCCagcgggcccccccggcccccagggCCAAGCGGggctccccggcccccccggggctgcgggccAGGCTGGCCCCGCCGGGCCCAAAGGAGACCCCGGTTTGCGAGGCCCCCCCGGGCTACCGggcccccctggccccccaggaCAGTGA
- the SCARA3 gene encoding scavenger receptor class A member 3 isoform X1 has translation MREAESAGGEEEEMPTFSSRPSGRARSSCSRCQKNLSLQTAVRVLYVFSILLIVAVTVLAALVFKKVDSISKDISSAQTYYEKKIVSIQEDLQGLDEKTSGNCSLCHEPGQLGQELTKLQGELEEIQKMLLVQEILLDRTSQTHEQLSSTSNKITSEVDNCSFSIRQVNESLGQFLAQVGGWQVVTSQLDNSLKGLAQERYDVRAAMQQMNFTLGQTSDWIQVIQRKTDEETLTLQKIVSEWQNYTHLFGGLRAASSKTSEVVKSIQSSVGAAARQVGQNSENMHDLVLQVMGLQLQLDNISSFLDDHEENVNDLRYHARYTQNRTAERFETLEGRMTSHEIEIGTIFANINATDSHVHSMLRYLDDVRLSCTLGFHTHAEELYYLNKSLSLVQGTTDLLRERYSLLSARLDFDIRNLSLVMEEMKVVDVRHGEMLKNVTILRGVPGLPGPRGLKGDAGVKGPPGSDGEKGDVGDLGSPGPQGPPGPPGPPGPPGERGPLGFKGFPGLKGAKGSFGPSGSRGQGGPKGDAGPPGPTGVQGPAGPPGPQGQAGLPGPPGAAGQAGPAGPKGDPGLRGPPGLPGPPGPPGQ, from the exons ATGAGAG AAGCCGAGTCggcaggaggggaggaagaggagatgccGACCTTCAGCTCTCGACCGAGCG GCAGGGCACGGAGCAGCTGCAGCCGGTGCCAGAAGAACCTCTCCCTGCAGACGGCCGTCAGGGTCCTCTACGTCTTCTCCATCCTCCTCATCGTGGCCGTGACCGTGCTGGCTGCCCTGG TGTTCAAGAAAGTTGACTCCATCTCCAAGGACATCAGCTCAGCCCAGACCTATTATGAGAAGAAGATCGTGTCCATCCAGGAGGACCTCCAGGGGCTGG ATGAGAAGACCTCAGGGAACTGCTCCCTGTGCCACGAGCCGGGACAGCTGGGCCAGGAGCTCACCAAGCTACAGGGCGAGCTGGAGGAGATCCAGAAGATGCTTTTGGTTCAAGAAATCCTGCTCGACCGCACCTCCCAGACCCACGAGCAGCTCTCGTCCACCAGCAACAAGATCACCAGCGAGGTGGACAACTGCTCCTTCTCCATCCGGCAGGTCAACGAAAGCTTGGGGCAGTTCCTGGCCCAGGTTGGGGGTTGGCAAGTGGTCACCTCCCAGCTGGACAACTCTCTCAAGGGCTTGGCCCAAGAGCGCTACGATGTCCGAGCGGCCATGCAGCAGATGAACTTCACCTTGGGGCAAACCTCCGACTGGATCCAGGTCATCCAGAGGAAGACGGACGAGGAGACGTTGACACTGCAGAAGATCGTCAGCGAGTGGCAGAACTACACCCACCTCTTCGGCGGGCTGCGCGCCGCCTCCTCCAAGACCAGCGAGGTGGTGAAGAGCATCCAGAGCAGCGTCGGCGCCGCGGCCCGGCAGGTCGGCCAGAACTCGGAGAACATGCACGACCTGGTGCTGCAGGTGatggggctgcagctgcagctggacaACATCTCCTCCTTCTTGGATGACCACGAGGAGAACGTCAATGACTTGCGCTACCACGCCAGGTACACGCAGAACCGCACGGCCGAGCGTTTCGAGACCCTGGAAGGCCGCATGACGTCGCACGAGATCGAGATCGGCACCATCTTCGCCAACATCAACGCCACCGACAGCCACGTCCACAGCATGCTGCGTTACCTGGATGACGTGCGGCTCTCCTGCACCCTGGGCTTCCACACCCACGCCGAGGAGCTCTACTACCTGAATAAATCCCTCAGCCTGGTCCAGGGCACCACGGACCTGCTGCGGGAACGTTACAGCCTCCTCAGCGCCCGCCTGGATTTTGACATCCGTAACCTGTCCTTGGTCATGGAGGAGATGAAGGTGGTGGACGTCCGGCACGGGGAGATGCTGAAGAACGTCACCATCTTACGAG gCGTGCCGGGCCTCCCGGGCCCCCGCGGCCTCAAGGGCGACGCGGGCGTCAAGGGTCCCCCAGGAAGCGACGGCGAGAAGGGCGACGTGGGCGACCTGGGCTCGCCgggcccccagggcccccccggcccccccgggccccccggccccccaggaGAAAGGGGTCCCCTGGGCTTCAAGGGCTTCCCGGGCCTCAAGGGGGCCAAGGGCAGCTTCGGGCCATCCGGCTCCCGGGGTCAGGGGGGGCCCAAGGGAGACGCCGGCCCCCCGGGACCCACAGGGGTGCAGGGGCCagcgggcccccccggcccccagggCCAAGCGGggctccccggcccccccggggctgcgggccAGGCTGGCCCCGCCGGGCCCAAAGGAGACCCCGGTTTGCGAGGCCCCCCCGGGCTACCGggcccccctggccccccaggaCAGTGA